The Diadema setosum chromosome 1, eeDiaSeto1, whole genome shotgun sequence genome has a window encoding:
- the LOC140227117 gene encoding uncharacterized protein, translating to MRPDKHKAKKSANYRKGHHGRGRKSSKEKQEDNLSKPVPDDRHRSQVHSKEDVSRSPIISQSHMVASRSTSTSSKNGSGPSTYINEDLSSSKYSKRKIESNWLRYDVPIEDLEEREALNTKPRGLDFQSLIMQTVGAAEQFHFKDDTFDLQDDEIQTEMEAINKLFTINFKEVADYLTATPLHKRLDIPEKYFEKDMLDKIIADADYHSARFREQLSQEKREKAARRAAERDKHTSQEDCAQAKSDCSEQVEELVNVEQCADRTAQSEGKCYKISDDSQQQERSIDSSSQSETAAVTIHCQRDVDLKSERSDRQGTAVSDVKEKSGVPAASIAESNITEAPTESPVRTDDADPEDWLAGILDE from the exons ATGAGACCCGACAAACACAAGGCGAAAAAAAGCGCCAATTACCGAAAAGGACACCATGGACGCGGTAGAAAATCATCGAAGGAGAAACAAGAAGATAACCTTAGCAAGCCAGTGCCAGATGACCGTCATCGGTCACAAGTGCATAGCAAGGAGGATGTGTCACGAAGCCCAATCATCTCTCAGTCTCATATGGTTGCTAGTAGATCTACCAGTACCAGTAGTAAAAATGGATCTGGTCCATCAACGTATATCAATGAAGACCTGTCGTCATCG AAATACTCGAAGCGCAAGATTGAGTCCAACTGGCTGCGATATGATGTTCCCATCGAAGACTTGGAGGAGAGAGAGGCATTGAACACAAAACCCAGAGGACTTGATTTTCAGTCTCTGATCATGCAGACAG TTGGTGCTGCAGAACAGTTTCATTTTAAAGATGACACCTTTGATCTTCAAGATGATGAGATCCAG ACTGAAATGGAGGCCATCAATAAGCTCTTTACAATCAACTTCAAAGAGGTTGCAGATTATCTCACAGCAACTCCACTTCACAAACGACTTGACATACCTGAGAAGTACTTTGAG aaaGATATGTTAGACAAAATTATTGCAGATGCAGATTATCATTCTGCGAGATTTAGGGAACAGTTGTCGCAAGAAAAGCGTGAGAAAGCAGCCAGAAGAGCAGCTGAACGCGATAAACACACTTCACAGGAGGATTGTGCTCAAGCAAAGAGTGACTGCAGTGAACAAGTGGAGGAATTAGTAAATGTGGAACAATGCGCAGATAGGACTGCACAAAGTGAAGGCAAATGCTATAAAATCAGCGATGACTCACAACAGCAGGAGAGAAGCATAGACAGTAGTTCGCAATCAGAGACTGCCGCTGTCACCATTCATTGTCAAAGGGATGTGGACTTAAAAAGTGAAAGGAGTGATAGACAAGGGACAGCTGTTTCTGATGTTAAAGAGAAGTCTGGAGTACCTGCAGCATCAATAGCGGAGTCCAATATTACTG AAGCACCTACTGAATCACCAGTGAGAACAGATGATGCAGACCCAGAAGACTGGCTTGCAGGGATTCTGgatgaatga